The DNA region GAGgcggttagggtttcggatccGGAAATAGCTGACATATTCTTCGTGCCGTTTTTCTCTTCGTTGAGCTTTAATACCCACGGGCATGTCATGACGGATCCGGATACCGAGAAAGATCACCAATTGCAGGTACGTGATCGGTTTGATTGAGGTTACTTATTTCTGGATAAATATTTGTGTTAGCTAGTTGCAAGTTTTGTGCtgtttatgtatttatcaaaacaGAGAATTTTTGTGCTGTTTCTGTACCTACTGATCTAAGTTTAGGAGAATTCGAAAAATGGGCATTGAGTTTTGTCGTTAATAGTATTGAATCGGTTGCTTTTGCTTAGTTCTTGAGtggttttttaactttctaaTGTTCTCTATCATGTACCAAAATGAAGGAAAGGTGTCTGCGGGGGGAAAACCCTATGATATATAGCGGTATAGCGCAATCATTTGGTAGATTTTACTTATAGAAAAAGGTtttttttgtgtcttcttttGGTTGAACTAATCTTGATTCTTGAAATCATTTGCTCAATCCGCTAAATAACTGATCTGAGCAGTGTGCTCAAGTTGCTAAATCTCTTGGACACTGAAAAAAATTGCCAACGTTTGTAGCATTATATTCTTGGATGAAATACAAGTAGCTAATTTTAGATTATATGGATATATCAGGtgatttttatgcaaagtttGGATCCCCCCCCTTTCCAAGTCATTTATCAGAACTAACATATTGAATCGGTTGTGTGTGATCAGGAACACCCACTGATTGTATTATGTGTATCTTTGTttacagttaatatttttcaaatgctaCCCCCTTTTGAACTTATGTATTTTTGTTTACAGTTCAGTGTGGGTTCCTTCTGATTTCAGATTGATTTACTGAAATTCTTGCGGCAATCCAAGTACTGGCAACGGTCTGGAGGCAGGGACCATGTGATTCCTATGACACATCCCAATGCATTCAGATTTCTGCGAGAACAAGTAAATGCATCTATTCAGATTGTTGTAGATTTTGGACGCCACCCTAGAACAATGTCAAATATAAGCAAAGATGTGATGGCCCCCTACGTGCATGTTGTGGATTCATTTACTGACGATGACACTACAGAACCATTTGAATCGCGTACAACACTTCTTTTCTTCCGTGGGAGGACATACAGGAAAGATGTGCGTCAGTTTGAATCTTGTTTGCATGAAAGACAATGTCTAGCTCTTAATCTTTgcatagaaaatataattaattagcacAAATCTTGTCATGTTGCAGGAAGGAATTGTTCGTGTTAAATTGGCAAAGATATTGGCTGGTTATGATGATGTTCATTATGAGCGGAGTGTCGCGACAGGTGAAAATATAAAAGTGGTATGTGGTGCTAACCTATGAATGATATTTTGTTTGCATATATTTTTCATAGCATTTGGATATTGCATATTATTTCCGTCCATAAGAGATTACCGGTTGTAATGTCCTCATCAGTCAATACTTCTTTCTGACAGTAGAAAGATGTAGTGATTttgtgaaaagtatttttatttttattttatttttcactgtaaTCATGAATTTATCCCATCTTCTTGATACATAGCTTAACTCTTGTAACTACTCTCTGAATATCTGGATACATGTTGCTAGATGGAAACTATAGCATCTCATATTGTTTGGTCATTTGATATCTAACTAACCTTGACCATGGAAATTCCTCAACTTAATTGCATACTTTCCTGTCTCCCTTATTCCTTTATTCTCCTGCTGTACCAGTCTTCGCGAGGAATGCGCTCGTCAAAGTTTTGTCTGCATCCTGCTGGAGACACTCCTTCATCTTGTCGCCTGTTCGATGCCATTGTGAGCCACTGTGTTCCTGTCATCGTAAGTGATCAAATTGAGCTCCCGTTTGAGGATGAAATTGACTATGCCCAATTCTCAATATTCTTCTCTTTCGAAGAGGCATTGAAACCTGGCTACATGGTTAATGAGCTTCGGAAGTTTCCAAAAGAGAGATGGCTAGAAATGTGGAAGCGGCTTAAGAACATCTCCCATCATTATGAATTCCAGTACCCCCCAAATAAAGAAGATGCTGTCAATATGCTATGGAGGCAGGTAAAACACAAGCTTCCCGGAGTCAAACTTGCTGTACGTAGAAGCCAGAGGTTGAAAGTCCCAGACTGGTGGCGGAGGAGAAGATGATTTCAGTAGCCGGCTTTTGTGATTTTGTATATCCATAATCATTTCATCATTTATAATGACAACTTTCAAAGGGAAAGAACCAAAGCTAGTTACAAACCACGATCGGTCAGTTAAATCCAGAGGTTGAGGACATGTTTTTCttgtggtttggtttttggctCCGTTCACACACTACACTGAATGACACGCTCCCCAGTCCACATATTTTGGTGAAATTCTTTGTTGTATAGCTTTGTGttaaagaagaaattgaagagcTTGGGTTGGCGCTGGTGTTTCTGACTTTAAAGAGTGCAGAAGTGAGTTCCTAATAAGTAATCAGAAGGATTGTTTGTACATTTGCACTCGGATTAGGTTGTTTCACAGAAAATGAGAGGTTCTTTGACTTGCGTTATTGTGCGGCTTTCGTTTTGCGGTAATGGACTAGCATGGGCTCGATAGACATGGAATTTTACGTAATCTGAGGAAACTATGCATTCTTTTGCTATCACAACGCGTGTTAGCTTTATTCCCGGGTGTTCTTAAAAGGGATGAAGATTTATGTTTCTTCAATTGACCTGCAAATATATCATTTCCTCCTTCCTGCAAAATTGGTTGaaagtggaaaaatatgatgtgCTACGGACACGAGTGATAAAATTCACTTAAATGTTAAAGTATAGTGTTTCCACATTCAATATGTACAACTACAGATGCACCtgaaattttccatatttatGTTAATTTCATTACCATGCTACGAGGCTTTAATGGCATCATTCAAACAAGAGATCGGTATCTCAATCACAAACGTACAGAGCCAAGTTTGCATTCATAAACCAAGTAAACATGCCCCTCTCCATGGTTCTTGTAATCTGCAAAGGTGCTCTCTTTCCTTCTCACAGAAATATCGCCTGCTGATAAAGCAGCTCATCTTACCTTCGAAACTCTCAACAATTTTACTCTTCAAAGCAAACTTGTTCCAGGGCTTTTTACCCAATAGTGCGGACTATGGATCTCGAATCAAAATTTGCAAACAAAACGCCACCAGAATCCAAACTCTCGCCATTTGGGGCCGGACATTGAGCAACACAATTCATCCGGTATGCAATTTCAGATCCCAAAATCTCCTTCCAGAGAATGGCCATGCACTGCAGTCTGATCTAAAACTCCCACTCGAGGAAGGGAAATGTGGGAAGAACCACACTACCAAGTGGTGGAGCTGAGAGAGAATCTGAACTTCAATGCAAATGGAGATTGATGCCAATGTAAAAAATGGCCTGTGGTGGAAATTCAATACTGTTGGAACCTGATTCAACAGATTAGCCCAACAAATAACTAGAAAATATCATATAGCTAAATCGCTAGATTACCAAAATTTTTCACTCCCCAGTACgtaaatagaaaacaaaaaccGGAGAGCCAAAAAACGAGAACAACTAGAAGAATACAAACCCTGGTGATTTGAGCCCAGAAAACGGAGAAGATAACTGAGAGAAAGCCGTGGATGGAATTtgggaaaggagaaaaaaaatttggaacaaAATTTTTCACTCCCCAGTAcataaatagaaaacaaaaatcagagAGCCAAAAAACAAGAGAACAACTAGAAGAATACAAACCTGGTGATTTGAGCCCGGAAAACGGAGAAGATAACTGAGAGAAAGCCATTGATGGAATTtgggaaaggagaaaaaaaatgagagaaagccATGGATGGAATTtgggaaaggagaaaaaaaaatttggaccaTTTCTCGATTTGTGCGTGTCATCCTTGCGCAGGGGCCATGCTAATCTTCTCTGTATCGTTCCAATTTTATCGGATGTCCCCGAAGGGACGCTCTTGTCTTCGCTCGTTTGCGGTTATAAACCTAAAACTTACATGTAACTAGACAATGTGGGATTCAGTTTGCTCCCAACTAAAAGGCCCGTTTAGTTGGTTAGGCTTTTGGTGGGTTGGTCTTCCAAGCATCAGTCGTTACTGTTCACCAATCTCAATCTgcttgtgatatatatatatatatattaaaaaaaatttcaaaatattattaaacaacactttcgtaattattaaataaaataaaaatttttaaaaaaagagagcgGGACCGAGCAACAGAATCCCCCAGCGGATCCCTATCTTTTTCCATAACTACTTTAACCAATACATCAGTAAAATGTCTAaataatacacaaaaataattatatataacataactaaaaaaaactacaaaataatgaaataaaaataaatttacatgcATAGTAAGCAGCAATGCTTTACACAAATATGTATCTTATAAAACTGTATTTATATCTCACAACTTTCATATACTAATTGATAAGTTATTCCACGAAGGGTAGTGACAGGATTACTACTTTCTTATTACCTATTTATTACTTATAGTGTATTTGAggctttttattgttttctttgaagtatttttttaacattcttaattattaagaaaaaaattaaaaatatatataattttattaatagtcacttccttaatcattaagtaaaataaaaaattaaaaaaaaaatcaaataaaaaaaagtagtaaacATATAATAGGATGGTAGTAACCCTATATCATCCTTCCACGAAACTCTTCAATATCAAAATGCCATTTGGAAAGAATATTTGGTATCATTGCAATAgtttgaatatataaaattaatatttacataaataaattcttaaactcaatttaaaattgataTCAAACTTTAATTTTCCTTCATTTGAGTATCCCCAAAAAACCacaactaattatttttttattagctttTTCAGGAGAGAATAAGattctttctatttcttttgattATGGATAGTACTGTGAAACATGAAATATTTCAGttattgtatttataaaaatgattagattatttaagtaaaattaccaaaactgtcattttatgcattttatgtGAATGGAGAGTATCCTTGtttgattgagagagagagagtagtctCAGCCTTTTCGGACTGCGTAACCTAAGAATCAAGACGAGTTGGCAATAGTAAAATCAAGGGGAAGTATTTCGCTCCTTTTAAAGTTAACATTAATGCGATGTTCATACGTACAAAACTGTGCAAAGCAACGATGCATTCCAAATTCAAACAGACCAAAACCAAGACTATCTCATTGGGTTTTAGATTAAGCAACCGGAACTGGGAAAGAGTAAACCAGGCTATTTTTCAACTTTGCATTCAAGCAATGTTCGTATGCACAGAACCGTTTGCAAAGCAACTCTGCAATCAAACGGAGCACTCTCCCTTTCCATGGCTCTTGCAGTTCTTCTCCTGTGATTCCTCTTCACTTCAATGTCATCTGCGGGTAAGAAGTTCTTCAGACTCCACAAGTAAATTCCATCTCGTTTAGAAAACTTCATTGCTAATCATAAATTTTCCTTCTCAAATATAGTACAGAATCCGACTTCGAATCTCCTTCGACAAACATGGCTACAAAGTCTACAAACACCACTACAATGCATTCCTGGTTGGTCATTTAATGGCACAGTTTGGCATTTAAATTCAAGGTCCTCAGACCTCATCGGCAGGATATGGCATGCGGTGCAGTTGGGCCAGGGTGGCACTATAGGAAGTACATGGACTATTGACTTACACTCATCCTCGCTCCTGGGAGCGAAAACTGTTCCAATAATGTTACTGCTGTAAGCGTCTTGACTTCTGATTTCTGAAGGATGGGTTTTCCCTTTCAAAGATGTTGTGGGAATGAACTGTGGGAGAGCCATGCCTGCTACTTTCCCGGTTGAGATTAAGAAGCGCTCATTAACCTGGAATTCCAAAGCATATCCAAACTAAATACTACCACAGGAAAGTGCACGCCTGTGGTGGATACATTcctcataaaaaaaagttgGGACAACATGAATTGGCTACACAGGTACATAATTTTCGACTCTGCAATATCAGGGTTTGATGTGGGCTGTAATTTTCCTGATTAAATGGAGGAAATGCACTAtgtatacaaaataaaatggcAATCAAATAAGAACagaaaaatgtaaaagaaaaaatgaacaacAGAGAATCAGAATAAtataaagattaaattaatcgcTAGAATCATCAAAACTCTAGAGCAGTTGTCGAATCTACAGGATGGAAAACCAATGAATCTTATGCTATCTTTTTGCTATTCCTATGTGAGCAActatcatgatttttttttttctcttttgaaagAAATTCTAAATCTGAAGTAATTTGAAGAAATATGGCACACCACAACCTCCATAAGCATGGTCAACATCATGAATATTGACAAGCAAATCTACTTCCAcgttcaaaccaaaccaaaacctAAATGTAGCATAGCTAAATCTTTGGTTCTGTCCATCCATTcacttaattttcctttttctcttctgctTTTGTGGCCAAACTTACTGAATATGATATCCTTAGTTGGGCCAACATTATTCCTTAGCAGCTTCTAAAATGCTAACAATATTCCATCTACACAATTAATTCATTAAAGCACATTCTTAGAAAACTAGCCATAACAAGCACTCGTACCTAAAAAATTGCTTGTTTATAGAGTCAGATTAAACATTAAATCTTTGTGGAAATTTAGCACATGTACTAAAACTACATGAACCACAAGCGTTACCAAGATTTTCTGGATGTTCGATTGACTATCTAAAGCAGAAAAGAGACCATCAAACTGGAGCTCAATAACCACTCCAGCAATGGTAGTGAATGCATCTACTCCGCACACGATTTGGTTCCCAAAGTCAGGGCAGCGATTGAGATCAACTCAGCAGGTCCATCTGGAATCCTAAGCAGACCAATGCTCACAAGGGGTTCAACCAATTCTCTGGAATTTGCAATGGGGGACGACACTAATGCCTCGTGTGTGGGAAATTTCACGGTTTGGGGCCTTGGGCCCGAGCAGGAGAGATCATTCGGAACTTTACAATGAGAAGCTACAACAATGGTTCCTCCTATAATCACTCTATGACATTCAAGGCAGATTCAAGTGCAACTCCCATCAGTTTAATGAGCTTTAATTAGAGACAAAGAGGTGATCATGTGTTTTGCGGTGAGTGAGAATGTCATTCCTCGCTCTTTCTCTGGGTTAAGGCCAAAATTGAAATTTGGGTTCTTATTTTTGCATTACACTGTCACCATCATGCAAGTACTTCGGTAGATCTTCGGTAGCATATATTATCTTTTTTCCTCAAACTATCCCCgttttgaatgaaaaaattatgagaGGCTTGTGATTATTTAGCACCGAAGCTAGAAAAAGGAGAATAACACAAAAAATTGCAGAAATTTACGCGATGAAGTTTTCAGCCAGTCTAAAGGCAATCCCCGAGTTACACATGATGGAGCTCCTAGCTACATATATGGTGTATGTGCACCTTCATTAAGAACACCCCtactgaaaaatgaaaagaagatttCCACACCCTTAAAAACTTTCTACGTTAAAGACACGTCAAGCTTCAATATTAAAGAATATCAACTATCAGGACTCGGAATTTGAAAATCACGACTCCGCCCAAAATCCTAAAGAAAACCTAAAGAAGAAACCATCCTTACAGAAAAGAAACCATAGTTTCAGTAGGACTTGCCGGGAATcccaaaagaagagaaaagttCCAGCTTTACCTCCGCGCACGAGCACAACAAACGCAGCGGAATCCATAATAAGCGCAGCTTGATCGGAGAGAATGGACATTGCTGCGAAATCAGAGCAAAAtctgggaaaaaagaaaaaaaatttggaccATTTCTCGATTTGTGCGTGTCATCCTTGCGCAGGGGCCATGCTAATCTTCTCTGTATCGTTCCAATTTTATCGGATGTCCCCGAAGGGACGATCTTCTCTTTGCTCGTTCGTGGTTATAAACCTAAAACTTTCATGTAACTAGACAATGTGGGATTCAGTTTGCTCCCAACTGAATGGCCCGTTTAGTTGGTCTTCCAAGCATCATTCTCTACTGTTCACCAATCTCAATctgcttgtatttttttttttaaaaaaatcaaaatattattaaacaacactttcctatttattaaataattttttttttctttttttaaaagagtaggACTAGATAACAGCATCCCTCAGCAGGATCCCTGttttttccatatttattttgaatggcAATAGTTAAAAATCAATCCATACTTcagtaatttttgaaaaaataaaacttttaagtgcattcatttttacgtattatattcatataattggctgcatcatttttttaaaattaaaataactactTTAGCCAACACATCTGTAAAATATATAcagaatacgtaaaagtgattatatatatcataactaaaaaaaattacaaaataatgaaataaaaataaatttacatgcATAATAAGCAGCAATGCTTTGCACaaatatttatgttattaaaatgtatttatttctcACAAATTTCATATACTAATTGATTAGTTATTCCAAAAAGGGTAGTGATAGAATTACTACTTTCTTATTACTCATTTATTACTTATAGtatatttcaagttttttatcatttatcatttatcattttttttaacatcattaattattaagaaaaaattaaaaaatatatatataattttactaataggcacttttttaaccattaagtaaaataaaaaataaaaaataatcaaatacaaaaagggTAATAAATAGGTATTAATATGATAATAACTATATCATTATCCTTGCACGAAATTCTTCGATGTCAAAATACCATCTGGAAAGAATATTTGGTATCATTGCAATAgtttgaatatataaaattaatatttacataACTAAATTctaaaactcaatttaaaattgataTCAAACTTTAATTTTCCTTCTCTTGATTATCCAAAAACACCccaactaattatttttttattagctttTTCAGGAGAGGATAAGATTCTTTCTATTTCCTTTGATAATGGATAGTAATGTGAAACATGAAATATTTCAGttattgtatttataaaaatgattagattatttaagtaaaattaccaaaactgtcattttatgcattttaagtGAATGGAATGTATTCTTGtttgattgagagagagagagaggtctcaGCCTTTTCTCAGTTTCTGACTGCGTAATCCTAAGAATCAAGACTAGTTGGCAATAGTAAAATCAAGCCAAGTATCTCGCTCCTTTACATCAATGCGATGGTCATATGTAAAAAACTGTGCAAAGCAACAATGCATTCCAAATTCAAACACACCAAAACCAAGACTATCTCATTGGGTTTTAGAATCGCAACTGGGAAATAGTAAACCAAGCTATTTTGCAACTTTGCATTCAAGCAATGTTCGTATGTACAGAATCGTGTGCAAAGCGACTCTGCAATCAAATGGAGCACTCTCCCTTTCCATGGCTCTTGCAGTTCTTCTCCTGTGATTCCACTTCGCTTCAATGTCATCTGCGGGTAAGCAGTTCTTCAGACTCCACAAGTAATTTCCATCTCGTTTAAAAACTTTACTGCTAATCACAAATTTTCCTTCTCAAATATAGTCCAGAATCCGACTTGGAATCTCCTTCGACTAACATGGCTAGAAAGTCTACAAACACCACTACAACGCATTCCCAGTTGGTCATTTAATGGCACAGTTTGGCATTTAAATTTAAGGTCCTCAGACCTCATCGCCAGGATATGGCATGCGTTGCAGTTGGGTCGGGTGGCAACTACAGGACGTACTTGGACTATAGACTTACACTCATCCGTGTTCCTGGGAGCGAAGACTATTCCAATGATGTTACTGCTGTAAGCGTCTTGACTTGATTTCTGAAGGATGGGTTTTCCCTTTCAAAGATGTGGGAATGAACCGTGGGAGAGCCATGCCTGCTACTTTCTTGGTTGAGATTAAGAAGCGCTCATTAACCTGGAATTCCAAAGCATATCAGACTATATACTACTACAGGAAAGTGCACACCTATGGTGGATACATTCCTCATAAAAAGAGTTGGGACAAACATGAATTGGCTACACAGGCATGTAATTTTCGACTCTGCAATATCGATGTGGGCTGTACTTTTCCTTATTAAATGGAGGAAATGCACCAtgcatacaaaataaaatgaatcaaataagaacagaaaaatgtaaaagaaaaaatgaacagCAGAGAATCAGAATAATATAAAGCTTAAATTAATCGCTAGAATCATCAAAACTCTAGAGCAG from Carya illinoinensis cultivar Pawnee chromosome 6, C.illinoinensisPawnee_v1, whole genome shotgun sequence includes:
- the LOC122313659 gene encoding probable arabinosyltransferase ARAD1 gives rise to the protein MYGKATLSLVFVLLLLFSYSIFMGTVDFRSYFLPMLQSPAGARPLCARNPPLRVYMYDLPRRFNVGMLNRRNPDQTPVTGRDWPPWPKNSGLKRQHSVEYWMMGSLLYEGDGAEEREAVRVSDPEIADIFFVPFFSSLSFNTHGHVMTDPDTEKDHQLQIDLLKFLRQSKYWQRSGGRDHVIPMTHPNAFRFLREQVNASIQIVVDFGRHPRTMSNISKDVMAPYVHVVDSFTDDDTTEPFESRTTLLFFRGRTYRKDEGIVRVKLAKILAGYDDVHYERSVATGENIKVSSRGMRSSKFCLHPAGDTPSSCRLFDAIVSHCVPVIVSDQIELPFEDEIDYAQFSIFFSFEEALKPGYMVNELRKFPKERWLEMWKRLKNISHHYEFQYPPNKEDAVNMLWRQVKHKLPGVKLAVRRSQRLKVPDWWRRRR